The following are encoded in a window of Danio aesculapii chromosome 12, fDanAes4.1, whole genome shotgun sequence genomic DNA:
- the si:zfos-911d5.4 gene encoding uncharacterized protein si:zfos-911d5.4 produces the protein MFQMVQFLVPSGPKRQNSSSGSKPKPTLTTADQFIQRVRAVTGLRQQDVFHNLRVPNQQQTDRDEISLLLLTGYGVFCIDLKTWSGSVSAQSDSLWPLQSKEQQEHTHTSTEELPDALQQIRVKAGNLCAHLRRCGLHLPSSLCVPRVLLLSECVLSDALLQDELLVSYTHIEPFLRSLTEGYASWLTHTLTPAWITGQLSYSQMRAVREQLELIGSWDVLQMIDGQQISGDFQSCRHLSISRQETDLLEFSPTGSLVSDTLWSLLGHTPQVTVSLYKRGPQGWLGKPIIATATIPSSTRVIFRMRGDAAESRIPCGRIRSITLSI, from the exons ATGTTCCAGATGGTTCAGTTTCTGGTTCCTTCTGGACCCAAAAGACAAAACAGCAGCAGCGGCTCCAAACCCAAGCCCACTCTGACCACTGCAGACCAGTTCATACAGCGCGTCCg cgcagtgACCGGTCTGAGACAGCAGGATGTGTTTCATAACCTGCGTGTGCCGAACCAACAGCAGACTGACAGAGACGAGATCAGCCTACTGCTGCTcacag gttacGGTGTGTTCTGTATTGATCTGAAGACGTGGAGTGGATCCGTCTCAGCCCAGAGTGACTCTCTGTGGCCGCTGCAGAGCAAAGAGcagcaggaacacacacacaccagcacagaGGAGCTGCCGGACGCTCTACAGCAGATCagg gtgAAAGCCGGTAACCTGTGTGCGCACCTGCGGCGCTGCGGCCTGCACCTGCCCTCGTCTCTCTGCGTCCCCAGAGTGCTGCTGCTGTCGGAGTGTGTGTTGAGCGACGCGCTGCTGCAGGACGAGCTGCTGGTGTCATACACACACATCGAGCCCTTCCTGCGCTCGCTGACAGAGGGCTACGCTAgctggctcacacacacactcacaccagcCTGGATCACCG gtcagCTCTCCTACAGTCAGATGCGGGCTGTGCGCGAGCAGCTGGAGCTGATTGGCAGCTGGGACGTTCTTCAGATGATTGACGGACAGCAGATCAGCGGAGACTTCCAGAGCTGCCGACACCTGTCAATCAGCAGACAGGAAACAGACCTGCTGGAGTTCAGCCCGACAGGAAGTCTGGTCAGCGACACACTGTGGAGCCTGCTGGGACACACAccacag gtcacCGTCTCCCTGTATAAGCGTGGTCCTCAGGGGTGGCTGGGTAAACCGATCATCGCCACGGCAACCATCCCGTCCAGCACACGTGTGATCTTCCGCATGCGTGGAGACGCGGCCGAATCCAGGATCCCGTGTGGAAGAATCCGCTCCATCACACTGAGCATctga
- the bub3 gene encoding mitotic checkpoint protein BUB3 isoform X2 has protein sequence MTGANEFKLAQGPEDSVSAVKFSPSSAQFLLVSSWDGSVRLYDASANSMRMKYQHLAPVLDCAFSDPTHAWSGGLDSQLKTHDLNTDQDTIVGTHDAPIRCVEFCPEVNVLVTGSWDQSVRLWDPRTPCNAGTFTQPEKVYTLSVAGDRLIVGTAGRRVLVWDLRNMGYVQQRRESSLKYQTRCIRAFPNKQGYVLSSIEGRVAVEYLDPSLEVQKKKYAFKCHRLKENGIEQVYPVNAISFHSVHNTFATGGSDGFVNIWDPFNKKRLCQFHRYPSSIASLSFSTDGSLLAIASSYMQELGDVSHPADAVFIRQVTDAETKPKST, from the exons ATGACCGGAGCGAATGAGTTTAAGCTGGCGCAGGGCCCGGAGGACAGCGTCTCAGCAGTGAAGTTCAGCCCGTCCTCCGCTCAGTTCCTGCTGGTGTCCTCTTGGGACGGCTCCGTGCGGCTCTACGACGCCAGCGCCAACAGCATGAGGATGAAGTACCAGCACCTGGCGCCCGTGCTGGACTGCGCTTTCTCT gacccGACCCATGCGTGGAGCGGTGGTCTGGACAGTCAGCTGAAGACTCATGACCTAAACACAGATCAGG acactATCGTGGGCACGCACGACGCCCCGATCCGCTGTGTGGAGTTCTGCCCGGAGGTCAATGTTCTGGTGACGGGCAGCTGGGATCAGTCGGTGCGGCTCTGGGACCCGCGCACACCCTGCAACGCCGGCACATTCACACAGCCTGAgaag GTGTACACTCTCTCCGTGGCGGGGGATCGTCTGATCGTGGGGACGGCGGGTCGGCGTGTGCTGGTGTGGGATCTGAGGAACATGGGGTACGTGCAGCAGCGCCGTGAGTCCAGCCTCAAGTACCAGACGCGCTGCATACGGGCCTTCCCCAACAAacag ggctaCGTGCTGAGCTCCATCGAGGGCCGTGTGGCTGTGGAGTATCTGGACCCCAGTCTGGAGGTGCAGAAGAAGAAATACGCCTTCAAGTGCCACAGACTGAAGGAGAACGGCATCGAGCAGGTGTATCCGGTCAACGCCATCTCCTTCCACAGCGTACACAACACCTTCGCCaccg gtggttCAGACGGTTTCGTCAACATCTGGGACCCGTTCAATAAGAAGCGGCTGTGTCAGTTCCACCGGTACCCCAGCAGCATCGCCTCTCTGTCCTTCAGCACGGACGGCTCTCTGCTGGCCATCGCCTCCTCATACATGCAGGAGCTGGGGGACGTCTCACACCCCGCTGACGCTGTGTTCATCCGCCAGGTCACCGACGCAGAGACCAAGCCCAA ATCCACGTGA
- the bub3 gene encoding mitotic checkpoint protein BUB3 isoform X1, producing MSGRAAAENSGTMTGANEFKLAQGPEDSVSAVKFSPSSAQFLLVSSWDGSVRLYDASANSMRMKYQHLAPVLDCAFSDPTHAWSGGLDSQLKTHDLNTDQDTIVGTHDAPIRCVEFCPEVNVLVTGSWDQSVRLWDPRTPCNAGTFTQPEKVYTLSVAGDRLIVGTAGRRVLVWDLRNMGYVQQRRESSLKYQTRCIRAFPNKQGYVLSSIEGRVAVEYLDPSLEVQKKKYAFKCHRLKENGIEQVYPVNAISFHSVHNTFATGGSDGFVNIWDPFNKKRLCQFHRYPSSIASLSFSTDGSLLAIASSYMQELGDVSHPADAVFIRQVTDAETKPKST from the exons ATGAGCGGCAGAGCAGCAGCAGAGAACAGCGGCACG ATGACCGGAGCGAATGAGTTTAAGCTGGCGCAGGGCCCGGAGGACAGCGTCTCAGCAGTGAAGTTCAGCCCGTCCTCCGCTCAGTTCCTGCTGGTGTCCTCTTGGGACGGCTCCGTGCGGCTCTACGACGCCAGCGCCAACAGCATGAGGATGAAGTACCAGCACCTGGCGCCCGTGCTGGACTGCGCTTTCTCT gacccGACCCATGCGTGGAGCGGTGGTCTGGACAGTCAGCTGAAGACTCATGACCTAAACACAGATCAGG acactATCGTGGGCACGCACGACGCCCCGATCCGCTGTGTGGAGTTCTGCCCGGAGGTCAATGTTCTGGTGACGGGCAGCTGGGATCAGTCGGTGCGGCTCTGGGACCCGCGCACACCCTGCAACGCCGGCACATTCACACAGCCTGAgaag GTGTACACTCTCTCCGTGGCGGGGGATCGTCTGATCGTGGGGACGGCGGGTCGGCGTGTGCTGGTGTGGGATCTGAGGAACATGGGGTACGTGCAGCAGCGCCGTGAGTCCAGCCTCAAGTACCAGACGCGCTGCATACGGGCCTTCCCCAACAAacag ggctaCGTGCTGAGCTCCATCGAGGGCCGTGTGGCTGTGGAGTATCTGGACCCCAGTCTGGAGGTGCAGAAGAAGAAATACGCCTTCAAGTGCCACAGACTGAAGGAGAACGGCATCGAGCAGGTGTATCCGGTCAACGCCATCTCCTTCCACAGCGTACACAACACCTTCGCCaccg gtggttCAGACGGTTTCGTCAACATCTGGGACCCGTTCAATAAGAAGCGGCTGTGTCAGTTCCACCGGTACCCCAGCAGCATCGCCTCTCTGTCCTTCAGCACGGACGGCTCTCTGCTGGCCATCGCCTCCTCATACATGCAGGAGCTGGGGGACGTCTCACACCCCGCTGACGCTGTGTTCATCCGCCAGGTCACCGACGCAGAGACCAAGCCCAA ATCCACGTGA
- the hmx3b gene encoding homeobox protein HMX3-B, protein MEEKLKDSPFSIQNLLSRPERPPVPICRVPELGFLRLGPWCCAGAPETPAGIRRAPADTLQPDCAAPGPSAEDDDDDEEAPLEDSDCEEPRAQVKKLCRKKKTRTVFSRAQVFQLESTFDLKRYLSSSERAGLAASLHLTETQVKIWFQNRRNKWKRQIAAELESASLSHAHRVVRVPVIYHEHALYYPHPLIRPV, encoded by the exons ATGGAAGAGAAACTGAAAGACTCTCCATTCTCCATCCAGAACCTGCTGAGCAGGCCAGAGCGCCCGCCGGTGCCCATCTGCAGAGTGCCGGAGCTGGGCTTCCTGCGGCTGGGGCCCTGGTGCTGCGCTGGAGCCCCGGAGACACCCGCtg gcatCCGCAGGGCCCCCGCAGACACACTGCAGCCGGACTGTGCGGCCCCGGGGCCCAGcgctgaggatgatgatgatgatgaagaagctCCGCTGGAGGACAGTGACTGTGAGGAGCCTCGAGCGCAGGTGAAGAAGCTCTGCCGGAAGAAGAAGACTCGCACCGTGTTCTCGCGCGCGCAGGTGTTCCAGCTGGAGTCCACCTTTGACCTGAAGCGCTACCTGAGCAGCTCTGAGCGCGCCGGCCTCGCCGCATCACTGCACCTCACAGAGACGCAGGTCAAGATCTGGTTCCAGAACCGCAGGAACAAGTGGAAACGCCAGATCGCGGCCGAGCTCGAGTCCGCCAGCCTCAGCCACGCGCACAGGGTCGTGCGAGTGCCCGTCATCTACCACGAGCACGCGCTTTACTACCCGCACCCGCTGATCAGACCCGTGTGA